In Candidatus Eisenbacteria bacterium, the DNA window AGCGCACGTCGAGTATGAGACGGATCATCGTCATTACGCTCACGTTGATTGTCCTGGGCACGCCGATTACATCAAGAACATGATCACGGGCGCCGCGCAGATGGACGGAGCGATTTTGGTCGTATCCGCCGCGGACGGTCCGATGCCGCAGACGCGGGAGCACGTATTGCTGGCGCGTCAGGTGAACGTGCCGTTCATCGTTGTCTACATGAACAAAGTGGACATGGTTGACGACCCGGAGTTGTTGGATCTGGTGGAGCTTGAAGTTCGGGAGTTGTTGTCGAAGTATGAGTATCCCGGCGATGATATTCCCGTGGTTCGCGGGAGCGCGTTGAATGCGATGGAGCATCCGGATGATGATGCGGCGACGGCGAGCATTCCCGAATTGATGAAGGCGCTCGATGAGTATATTCCGGTTCCGAAGCGCGATGTTGACAAGCCGTTTTTGATGCCCGTAGAGGATGTTTTCTCAATTACGGGACGCGGTACGGTGGCGACGGGGCGTGTGGAGCGGGGCCGGGTGAAGGTTGGCGAGAAGATCGAGCGTGTCGGGATCACAGAGACGAAGGAATACGTGGTCACGGGCGTGGAGATGTTCCGGAAAGTATTGGATGAGGGTGTCGCCGGCGACAACGTGGGTATTTTGTTGCGCGGTTTGGAGAAAGAGGACATCGAGCGCGGGATGGTGTTGGCGGCGCCGAAGTCGATCAAGCCCCACAAGAATTTCAAGGGTAAGGTTTACATTTTGAAGAAGGAAGAAGGCGGTCGACATACGCCGTTCTTCAATGGTTATCGGCCGCAGTTTTATTTCCGGACGACGGATGTGACGGGTAATGTGACGTTGCCCGAGGGCCGGGACATGGTGATGCCGGGCGATCATGTTGAGATTACAGGGCAATTGATCACCCCGATCGCCATGGAGAAGGAGCTGCGGTTCGCGATTCGTGAGGGCGGTCGCACGGTGGGTGCCGGCGTCGTCACCGAAATTATTGAGTAATGGTCAACCCGGTATGATTCTGATGTGTTTGTAAGAGAAAGGCCGGTTATAAGGAGTGAAATGGTGAGGGGCCAGAAGTTTCGGATCAAGTTGAAATCTTTCGACCACCAGATCCTGGATCGTTCGGCACGGGATATCGTTGAATCGGCTCGCCGGACAGGGGCTATCACAGCGGGTCCCATTCCATTACCGACCAAGAGGTCGGTCTACACCGTGCTCCGGTCGCCGCATGTGGACAAAAAATCACGAGAGCAGTTCGAAATCCGGGTCCACAAGCGGCTTATTGAAATTACTCAGTCGAATCAACAGACCCTGGAGTCTTTGATGAAGCTTGAGTTGCCGGCTGGTGTGGATATCGAGATAAAATCCGACTAGGGAAGTTCTCAAGTCTAAACCACGAGAGAGATTCCAAACGAGGTCGTTAGGATGAATACTTTGATCGGTAAGAAAATCGGAATGACCCAAATCTACTCGGAGACGGGAGAGCTCAATCCGGTAACAGTACTGGAAGTGGGCCCCTGCCGGGTCGCGCAGGTGCGAACTCCAAAAGTAGATGGGTACAGTGCCGTTCAGCTCGGTTACGGGGAAATCAAAGACAAACAAATGAACAAACCCCGTCGCGGGCATTTTGACAAATGGGGTGTTCCGCCATCGCGCCATCTAATGGAAGTTCGATGTGAGCCGGAAGCCCACAAACCCGGTGACACGCTTTCGGTCGAAATGTTTAAAGTGGGCGAGCTGGTGCACATTATCGCGAGATCCAAAGGACGGGGATTTCAAGGTGTTGTGAAACGGCACGGCTTCCATGGCGGCCCGGAAACCCATGGTTGCAAAACCCATGACTCCCCTGGATCGATCGGCGCTAGTGCGTATCCCAGTCATGTCATGAAGGGGAAGAAGCTCCCGGGGCAGATGGGAAATGCCAGGATCACCATCAAAAATTTGAAAGTTGTTGGTGTTGATACAGAGCGCAATCTTCTCATGGTCAAGGGATCGGTACCCGGCGCAAGGAACGGAATCATCATGGTCCGGTCCACCGGGAGAATGGCGAAGAGGTAATTATCATGGAGGCAAGGATTTTTGCCCCTTCCGGCAAAGAACTTGGAAATGTCGAGCTGCCGGAAGATATTTTCAGCGGACCCGTGAAAAAGCACCTCATTTATGAAGTGATCAAGGGTCATCTGGCCAACCAGCGTCAAGGGACAGCCAAGGTGAAAGGCCGGGGAGAGGTGCGAGGCGGAGGCCGCAAGCCTTGGAGGCAGAAGGGTACCGGCCGGGCTCGCTCTGGAACATCACGATCCCCGATTTGGGTTGGCGGCGGGCGGGCTTTCGGGCCGAAGCCGCGGTCCTATAACGTGACCTTGAATCGCAAGATGCGCCGGCAGGCCCTGCGGTCGGCTTTGATCGCCAAGGCCAAGGCTCAGCAATTGGGGATCCTTGAGGATCTTTCTCTGCCGGAGCCAAAGACGCGGCATGCCTTCCAAATGTTGAAGTCGATGGGTTTCGAGGGCCAGCGCTGTCTGTTGGTGATTGAACAATATGACCCGATGGTCCTCCGGGCCACGGGCAACCTCCCCAAACTCCGCGTGACAACATGGGAATGGATGAACTGCCATGACGTGGTAAACACCGACCAGGTTTTGATGACAAAAGGAGCCTTGGGCAAATTGGCGGAGGCGAAAAAATTATGACCGATGCGCGCACGATCATCATCCGACCCCTCATTACTGAGAAGGGCTCTAAAATTCGCGAAGAGGGAAACCAATACTTTTTTGAGGTCCTCTCGCGTGCAAATAAGATCGAGATCAAGCAGGCCGTAGAAGAAGTGTTCTCGGTGGACGTCGTCTCGGTGAGAACAATGGTCTTCCCCGGCAAACCCCGGAGACTTGGTCGTTTCACGGGGCATACCAGCCAGTGGAAGAAGGCCGTCGTCGGGTTGAAGGAAGGGCAGACGATCGACGTGTTCGATACCGTCTAGTAGGCATTTCACGCAAACACCCGTTACGGCGGGAGGGTTCAACGGAATGGCTCTAAAGAAATTCAAACCGATTACCCCCGGACTGAGGTTTCGGACCGTCGCTGACTTTAGTGAGCTGACGAAGAAGAAACCCGAGAAATCTCTCATAAAACCGCTGAAGCGGTCGTTCGGACGGGATAATCATGGGCACATATCCGCCTGGCATCGCGGAGGCGGGCATAAACGCAGATATCGGATCATCGATTTCAAGCGGAAGAAGCGAGGGATCTCCTCGAGGGTCATCGCTATTGAATACGATCCGAATCGGTCAGCTCGTATCGCCCTTCTTCAATATACCGACGGGGAGAAATCTTACATTATCGCTCCTCTCGGCGTGAAGATCGGGGATGTCCTTGAAGCGGGACCAGGCGCGGAACTCCGGGACGGGAATGCATTGCCCCTTGTGGAGATTCCGCCTGGAACGACGATTCACAATCTCGAGCTTTCCCCCGGCAAGGGTGGACAGGTGGCGCGAGGCGCCGGCAGTGGCTGCCAACTGCTCGGGAAAGAGGGCGGCAAGGCGCAAGTCAAGTTGCCGTCGGGCGAGGTGCGAATCTTCGAATTAAGTTGTTACTGCACTATCGGCAGGGTCGGCAACCCGGATCATGAAAACATTGTCATTGGAAAGGCGGGCCGGTCTCGTTGGCTCGGCCGCCGGCCCACGACGCGTGGTGTTGCCATGAATCCGGTGGATCACCCGATGGGCGGCGGTGAAGGGAAATCCTCAGGAGGGCGTCATCCGACAACTCCTTGGGGAAAACCGACCAAGGGTTTCAAGACACGCCGTAACAAGCCATCGGATCGACTGATCGTCCGGCGGCGCACTAATTGATCCGGCTTTAAGAGGAGCATTTAAGGATGGCTCGTTCCATCAAAAAGGGACCCTTCGTAGATGTGAAGCTCCAACTAAGGATCGAGGAGCTGAATAACACGAGGGAAAAGAAGGTTCTAAAGACCTGGTCCAGAAGATCGACCATCACTCCGGAGTTTGTCGGTCATACTTTGGCTGTCCATAATGGAAACAAATTTATTCCGATTTATATCACGGAGAACATGGTTGGTCATAAACTCGGCGAGTTCGCATTAACCCGGACATTTAGGGGTCACGCGCGCTCGGACAAGACGGTAAGGCGCTAGAGGAACCCCGAATAGGGGGAGGCAGCTGGATGGAAGCAAAAGCCATAGCCAGGTACGTCAGGATTTCACCGCGGAAGGCGAATCAAGTCCTTGAGTTGATCCGGGGCTTGCCGGTTGACAGGGCGGAAGAGATTCTGCAGTACACGCAGCGACCCATCGCCAAGACGATCGGCAAAGTGCTCAAATCCGCCGTGAGCAATATGACGCAGGCGGATTCGGAAGTCGCTATCGAGTCGCTGTATGTACAAGAAGCTGTTGTTGGAGCCGCGCCGACGATGAAGAAGATCATGCCGCGGGCTCGTGGCCGCGCCAATCGGATCTTGAGGCGCTACTCGCACATTCGTATCGTCGTCAGCCCTGATGAAGACGGGACTAAAGCCAAGGTTTCTAAGAAATCGAAAAAGGCGGGAAACGCCAAATAAGCTTGGAGGATTGAACGTGGGTCAAAAGACCAATCCTATCGGTTTCCGACTCGGTATCACGCGCACGTGGGACTCGGTCTGGTACGCGAAGAAGGAATACGCGACCTATCTCCGGGAAGATCTCATCGTCCGCAAATATCTAAAGAGCCGCCTGGCCAACAGCGGTATCAGCAAAATAACGATTGAGCGGCAGAAGGACAAAATCGATTTAACGATTTTTACCTCCAAGCCGGGCATGGTTATCGGAAAAAGCGGCGCCCAGGTCAATCAGCTCCGTGACGAGATGCAGCACCTGACGAGCAAAACGATCACCATCGATATCAAATCGGTGGAGAATCCCGATGCCGATGCTCAGCTGGTTGCGGATCAATTGGCCAAGCAACTGGAGATGAGGGTTTCTTTCCGGCGGGCTATGAAGCGAACGATGGCGAATGCGATGCGTTCCGGCGCCAAGGGAATCAAAATTCAGTGCTCAGGCCGTTTGGGCGGGGCTGAAATGGCGCGCCGTGAACAGTATCGTGAGGGGCGGGTTCCCTTGCATACGTTACGGGCGGATATTGATTACGCCACGTCAACGGCCATTACAACATTTGGGACCATCGGAGTTAAGACCTGGATCTTTAAGGGTGAAAAGTTTGGTACTGAAACTGAAGAGAAGCCGGGTCGGCGATTCTAGGACGAGATCCAGGGGAGATCTGAAAAATGTTAATGCCGAAAAAGACCAAGTACCGGAAGATGCAGCGGGGACGGATGACCGGCGCCGCGCATCGGGGTTCCAGCCTCGCTTTCGGAGACTATGGGCTCAAGGCAATGGAACCGTTTTGGATTACAAATGTGCAGATCGAAGCTGCGCGTGTCGCAATTAACCGCCGTGTCAAACGAGGCGGAAAAATGTGGATCCGGATCTTTCCCGATAAACCGATTACCAAGAAGCCCGCGGAGACACGGATGGGCAAGGGTAAAGGTGCTCCCGAGGGTTGGGTCGCGGTTGTCAAGCCCGGACGTATCTTGTTTGAGCTCGAAGGAGTTCCGGAAGCCGCGGCGAAGGACGCGCTGCTTCTTGGGGCCAGCAAGCTCCCCATTAAAACCCGGTTTGTCACCCGGCATACCGAAGTTGTCTAGGCTGGGAGGGATGACGGCGTGAAGGAATATCGTGCAGCAAAAATGAGAGAGATGCCCCCTGAGGAACTGGAGACATTCTTGGGTCAATTGAGGGAAGAGCTGTTTAATCTCAGATTCAGGAATTCTCTCAAGCAGGTGGATAATCCGGTGAAGATACGCGAGGTCCGGCGGGCCATGGCCCGTGTTCAGACGCTCCTTCATGAGCACCGGACGGGAATCCGCAAACTCAGCGCTTCCGCAGTGAAGTGACGAGTGCGATAGATTACAGGCCGATTGAAATCGAGGGATTGAGATGGCTATAAGAGGACAGCGGAAAACGGTCGAAGGCGTTATTGTCGGCAACCGTATGAACAAAACAGTCGTCGTGTCAAAGCGGCGCCGTGTCCCGCATAAGGTCTATGGAAAGTACATCTCGTTGGATAAGAAGTACTACGCCCACGATGAAGAAAACGCATGCCAGATGGGCGACACTGTGCGGATTATGGAAACGCGGCCCTATAGCAAATTGAAAAGGTGGCGAGTTGTCGAAATCCTTTCCAAAGCGGAAAGTGAAGTTGAGACGAAGTAGGGGTAAGGGGGCAGGAGATGATTCAGCAGCAATCCATGGTGACCATCTCGGATAACACCGGCGCCAGGAAAGCCCGCTGTATAAAGGTACTCGGGGGGACACGACGGAGATATGCCCGTCCTGGTGATACGATTGTCGTGGCCATCCGAGATGCTTTGCCGGGGAGCAATGTCAAAAAGGGTGATGTTGCCAGAGCCGTAATTATTCGGACAAAGAAAGAGATCCGGAGAAGAGACGGAAGTTATATACGCTTCGACCAGAATGCGGCCGTCTTGATCAGTGAAGCTGGCGAGCCCCGAGGAACGAGGATTTTTGGTCCGGTAGCGAGGGAATTGCGGGAGAAGAAGTATATGAAAATTATCTCCCTGGCGCCGGAAGTCGTCTGACGTGGAGGAAGATTAAGTCATGAGAATCCGTAAGGGCGACACGGTTATTGTCATTTCCGGAGCCGAAAAAGGCAGGATCGGCCAGGTTTTACGTGTATTTCCCGATGACAGAACCGTGGTGGTGGAAAAGGTTCGCCTTATAAAGAGACACACGCGCGCAGGACAAGGCGGAACACAGCAGGGCGGGATCGTCGAAAAGGAAGCCCCTATACATATTTCAAAGGTGGCCATGATAGATCCCAGAACGCAGAAACCCACCAGGGTCCGGATCCGCCGGCTTCCCGGCGGTGGCACGGAGCGGATCGCCGCGAGAGGCGGAGAATCCTTGGAAAAGCCGTAAGGCCGGTCTTGGCA includes these proteins:
- the rplD gene encoding 50S ribosomal protein L4 yields the protein MEARIFAPSGKELGNVELPEDIFSGPVKKHLIYEVIKGHLANQRQGTAKVKGRGEVRGGGRKPWRQKGTGRARSGTSRSPIWVGGGRAFGPKPRSYNVTLNRKMRRQALRSALIAKAKAQQLGILEDLSLPEPKTRHAFQMLKSMGFEGQRCLLVIEQYDPMVLRATGNLPKLRVTTWEWMNCHDVVNTDQVLMTKGALGKLAEAKKL
- a CDS encoding 50S ribosomal protein L23 produces the protein MTDARTIIIRPLITEKGSKIREEGNQYFFEVLSRANKIEIKQAVEEVFSVDVVSVRTMVFPGKPRRLGRFTGHTSQWKKAVVGLKEGQTIDVFDTV
- the tuf gene encoding elongation factor Tu; this encodes GKTTLTSAITMYLAKTGQAEVRSFDSIDKAPEEKARGITIATAHVEYETDHRHYAHVDCPGHADYIKNMITGAAQMDGAILVVSAADGPMPQTREHVLLARQVNVPFIVVYMNKVDMVDDPELLDLVELEVRELLSKYEYPGDDIPVVRGSALNAMEHPDDDAATASIPELMKALDEYIPVPKRDVDKPFLMPVEDVFSITGRGTVATGRVERGRVKVGEKIERVGITETKEYVVTGVEMFRKVLDEGVAGDNVGILLRGLEKEDIERGMVLAAPKSIKPHKNFKGKVYILKKEEGGRHTPFFNGYRPQFYFRTTDVTGNVTLPEGRDMVMPGDHVEITGQLITPIAMEKELRFAIREGGRTVGAGVVTEIIE
- the rplN gene encoding 50S ribosomal protein L14, which translates into the protein MIQQQSMVTISDNTGARKARCIKVLGGTRRRYARPGDTIVVAIRDALPGSNVKKGDVARAVIIRTKKEIRRRDGSYIRFDQNAAVLISEAGEPRGTRIFGPVARELREKKYMKIISLAPEVV
- the rpsQ gene encoding 30S ribosomal protein S17 — protein: MAIRGQRKTVEGVIVGNRMNKTVVVSKRRRVPHKVYGKYISLDKKYYAHDEENACQMGDTVRIMETRPYSKLKRWRVVEILSKAESEVETK
- the rplX gene encoding 50S ribosomal protein L24, which produces MRIRKGDTVIVISGAEKGRIGQVLRVFPDDRTVVVEKVRLIKRHTRAGQGGTQQGGIVEKEAPIHISKVAMIDPRTQKPTRVRIRRLPGGGTERIAARGGESLEKP
- the rpsJ gene encoding 30S ribosomal protein S10, yielding MRGQKFRIKLKSFDHQILDRSARDIVESARRTGAITAGPIPLPTKRSVYTVLRSPHVDKKSREQFEIRVHKRLIEITQSNQQTLESLMKLELPAGVDIEIKSD
- the rplP gene encoding 50S ribosomal protein L16; translated protein: MLMPKKTKYRKMQRGRMTGAAHRGSSLAFGDYGLKAMEPFWITNVQIEAARVAINRRVKRGGKMWIRIFPDKPITKKPAETRMGKGKGAPEGWVAVVKPGRILFELEGVPEAAAKDALLLGASKLPIKTRFVTRHTEVV
- the rpsC gene encoding 30S ribosomal protein S3, with protein sequence MGQKTNPIGFRLGITRTWDSVWYAKKEYATYLREDLIVRKYLKSRLANSGISKITIERQKDKIDLTIFTSKPGMVIGKSGAQVNQLRDEMQHLTSKTITIDIKSVENPDADAQLVADQLAKQLEMRVSFRRAMKRTMANAMRSGAKGIKIQCSGRLGGAEMARREQYREGRVPLHTLRADIDYATSTAITTFGTIGVKTWIFKGEKFGTETEEKPGRRF
- the rplC gene encoding 50S ribosomal protein L3 produces the protein MNTLIGKKIGMTQIYSETGELNPVTVLEVGPCRVAQVRTPKVDGYSAVQLGYGEIKDKQMNKPRRGHFDKWGVPPSRHLMEVRCEPEAHKPGDTLSVEMFKVGELVHIIARSKGRGFQGVVKRHGFHGGPETHGCKTHDSPGSIGASAYPSHVMKGKKLPGQMGNARITIKNLKVVGVDTERNLLMVKGSVPGARNGIIMVRSTGRMAKR
- the rpmC gene encoding 50S ribosomal protein L29, with the translated sequence MREMPPEELETFLGQLREELFNLRFRNSLKQVDNPVKIREVRRAMARVQTLLHEHRTGIRKLSASAVK
- the rplV gene encoding 50S ribosomal protein L22, giving the protein MEAKAIARYVRISPRKANQVLELIRGLPVDRAEEILQYTQRPIAKTIGKVLKSAVSNMTQADSEVAIESLYVQEAVVGAAPTMKKIMPRARGRANRILRRYSHIRIVVSPDEDGTKAKVSKKSKKAGNAK
- the rpsS gene encoding 30S ribosomal protein S19 codes for the protein MARSIKKGPFVDVKLQLRIEELNNTREKKVLKTWSRRSTITPEFVGHTLAVHNGNKFIPIYITENMVGHKLGEFALTRTFRGHARSDKTVRR
- the rplB gene encoding 50S ribosomal protein L2, whose protein sequence is MALKKFKPITPGLRFRTVADFSELTKKKPEKSLIKPLKRSFGRDNHGHISAWHRGGGHKRRYRIIDFKRKKRGISSRVIAIEYDPNRSARIALLQYTDGEKSYIIAPLGVKIGDVLEAGPGAELRDGNALPLVEIPPGTTIHNLELSPGKGGQVARGAGSGCQLLGKEGGKAQVKLPSGEVRIFELSCYCTIGRVGNPDHENIVIGKAGRSRWLGRRPTTRGVAMNPVDHPMGGGEGKSSGGRHPTTPWGKPTKGFKTRRNKPSDRLIVRRRTN